A single window of Treponema denticola ATCC 35405 DNA harbors:
- a CDS encoding type II toxin-antitoxin system Phd/YefM family antitoxin gives MNTIRPVSDLRNNFADISKIVHQSQQPVFLTKNGYGDMVVMSMETFEDMKFESDIYSKLQEAEKQASLTGKRFSSKDVFEEIQKLISE, from the coding sequence ATGAATACAATACGGCCTGTTTCAGATCTGCGTAATAATTTTGCCGATATTTCAAAGATTGTGCATCAAAGTCAACAACCGGTATTTTTAACTAAAAATGGCTACGGTGATATGGTTGTAATGAGTATGGAAACTTTTGAAGATATGAAATTTGAAAGCGATATTTATTCTAAATTACAGGAAGCTGAAAAACAAGCTTCTTTAACAGGAAAACGTTTTTCATCAAAAGATGTATTTGAAGAAATTCAAAAGCTTATTAGTGAATAA
- the rsgA gene encoding ribosome small subunit-dependent GTPase A: protein MKGLVLKGSNNIFYVECEDGKFRSCSIKGKVLKDSALYYNPLAAGDFVNLEPDTHSDDEGLITGLIERKNSFLRLNQKLNMPQLLAANIDLLVCVVSAANPPFRPRFVDRVLVQAEIQKIPVLIVINKCDLKILADVRDRIEDWKRLDYKTIEVSAKEGRGMDNLIESLSSKTSALVGQSGVGKSTLLNFIAPDLNLKTSAISDKYDRGTHTTTQGEYFKIKALTSKGKEHSINIIDTPGVRHFAIYGIEPEDTALYFPEMEKLIGSCKFGLSCTHTHELGCAILEALKKGNIHKDRYTSFELIHKELQETVKKY, encoded by the coding sequence ATGAAAGGATTGGTTTTAAAAGGATCTAATAATATTTTTTATGTTGAATGTGAAGACGGAAAATTCAGAAGCTGCTCCATTAAGGGGAAGGTTCTAAAAGATTCTGCTCTTTACTATAATCCTCTTGCTGCCGGAGATTTTGTAAATCTTGAGCCCGATACTCACTCTGATGATGAAGGCTTGATAACGGGTTTAATAGAAAGAAAAAATTCTTTTTTACGCTTAAATCAAAAACTGAATATGCCCCAGCTTTTAGCTGCAAATATCGACCTGCTTGTTTGTGTTGTTTCTGCTGCTAATCCTCCCTTCCGCCCTCGATTTGTGGACAGGGTTTTAGTGCAAGCCGAGATTCAAAAGATTCCGGTTTTAATTGTTATAAATAAGTGTGATTTAAAAATCTTGGCTGATGTAAGAGATAGAATAGAGGATTGGAAAAGATTGGACTATAAAACCATCGAAGTATCGGCAAAGGAGGGCAGGGGAATGGATAACTTAATTGAAAGCCTCTCGTCTAAAACTTCTGCCCTCGTAGGACAGTCAGGAGTAGGTAAAAGTACACTCTTAAATTTTATCGCCCCCGATTTAAATCTAAAAACTTCTGCAATTTCGGATAAGTATGACCGAGGCACCCACACGACAACACAAGGAGAGTATTTTAAAATAAAAGCTCTTACTTCAAAGGGGAAAGAACATTCGATAAACATAATTGATACGCCGGGTGTGAGGCATTTTGCAATTTACGGCATCGAACCTGAAGATACGGCCCTATATTTTCCCGAAATGGAAAAGCTTATAGGCTCATGTAAATTCGGCCTTTCCTGCACCCATACCCATGAACTAGGCTGTGCCATTTTGGAAGCCCTTAAAAAAGGAAATATTCATAAGGATAGGTATACGAGTTTTGAGCTTATACATAAAGAATTACAAGAAACGGTAAAGAAGTATTAA
- a CDS encoding diguanylate cyclase domain-containing protein, whose product MKKMYIGIYAAIALLIIVGTFSWFIYGIIRDSDTGAEEAKSTFAYFAKQIIISSEKENFAQSEYNQRLYALADELEIKAFVISKPSKSIVISWPKDSDLISYDEGGNFVIKPASLFIKNHSGKINVKTMKSYDTELVLTASIPTLKPAAIYLRIRSAFFIILAVTILTVIIILSTNLTNTQDRVYADINKRTFEDDFKDDISLSPKTYVEENKYYEPEEVYPHDYTEAKKEDEAGLRPIENTKSGKDEDIYGLEDLDNLKITQQFPYEAGKETKLKEEKDISYISSDSEEYNDVKASDFGTVNAEAIEKVRGLYSPITGISWQEYLPEYLESELRRAASSEQDIALVIMKLEDFTLESMIGKKISALLIDFIKFRDMIFEFDNNGFAAILQDTNLDEAMKKAEEIYKGTKNILTEYDISKSVSIGITTRTSRLISAGRMIEEAQAAVNRAIKNNEDPIVAFRVNPDKYREFISDN is encoded by the coding sequence ATGAAAAAGATGTATATTGGCATATATGCCGCAATAGCTTTATTGATTATAGTAGGAACATTTTCATGGTTTATATATGGGATTATAAGGGATTCCGATACCGGTGCGGAGGAAGCCAAATCTACATTTGCTTATTTTGCAAAACAGATTATAATCTCATCCGAAAAGGAAAACTTTGCCCAAAGTGAATATAATCAAAGATTGTATGCACTTGCGGATGAGCTGGAAATCAAGGCCTTTGTTATTTCCAAACCTTCTAAAAGTATCGTAATTTCTTGGCCCAAAGATTCCGACCTAATAAGCTATGATGAAGGCGGTAATTTTGTTATAAAACCGGCCTCCTTATTTATAAAAAATCACAGCGGAAAAATAAATGTAAAAACAATGAAAAGCTATGATACCGAGCTTGTATTGACGGCCTCTATCCCGACATTAAAACCGGCAGCAATCTATTTAAGAATTAGAAGTGCATTTTTTATAATATTAGCCGTAACAATTTTAACCGTAATAATAATTCTTTCTACAAATCTTACTAATACTCAAGACAGAGTATATGCAGATATAAATAAAAGAACCTTTGAGGACGATTTTAAAGACGATATAAGCTTAAGCCCCAAAACATACGTTGAAGAAAATAAATATTATGAACCTGAAGAAGTCTATCCTCATGACTATACCGAAGCAAAAAAGGAAGATGAAGCAGGTTTAAGGCCTATCGAAAATACCAAGTCCGGCAAAGATGAGGATATCTATGGCCTTGAAGATCTGGATAATTTAAAAATTACACAGCAGTTCCCTTATGAGGCAGGCAAAGAAACAAAGCTTAAAGAAGAAAAAGATATTAGCTATATAAGTTCGGATTCGGAAGAATACAATGATGTTAAAGCATCGGATTTCGGCACTGTAAACGCAGAAGCCATAGAAAAGGTGAGAGGCCTTTATTCTCCTATTACGGGAATAAGCTGGCAGGAATATTTACCCGAATATCTGGAATCGGAATTACGAAGAGCTGCATCATCCGAACAGGACATAGCCTTAGTTATTATGAAGCTTGAAGATTTTACTCTCGAGAGCATGATAGGAAAGAAGATTTCGGCTCTTTTAATAGACTTTATAAAATTCAGGGATATGATTTTTGAATTTGATAATAACGGTTTTGCGGCTATTCTTCAAGACACCAACTTAGATGAGGCGATGAAAAAGGCCGAGGAAATATATAAGGGAACCAAAAATATTTTAACCGAATACGATATATCGAAATCGGTGTCGATAGGTATTACAACAAGAACATCCCGCCTTATTTCGGCAGGAAGAATGATTGAAGAAGCTCAAGCAGCGGTAAACCGTGCTATAAAAAATAATGAAGATCCTATAGTAGCCTTTAGGGTAAATCCGGACAAATACAGGGAATTTATTTCGGATAATTAA
- a CDS encoding endonuclease MutS2: MTEHTLEVLQFSRIREIIASYCVTDEGKEFCLKKNPDTDIKKIEEEKKLGIDFLSLLRAYKAPPIKYRPPVLPFLEGIEVEGAALDIEGVYSVGLLALSVFSLHEWLSPFLENEDLNENSIVSFVKKIPDMLHLKNLVFSFIDENGELQDLPSLRAIKNKIRSIEDDIDKTMRNYFTNDATRQMLQSNLPTVKDGRQVIAVRSNFKGRIPGIIHEYSQSGQTFYLEPEEIVLKNNDLIAAHAEYERELLRLLQDLTSQIAEHTENIKEACEAITKLDCVAAASRWAHSNNCVFAGSIDLGLSHSIDKDGSHDSKGTPLAFYLHQARHPLLGKSAVPIDLKLSKDDRVLIITGPNTGGKTVSLKTAALFALINQTGWPVPAGPLTRLPYFDFIACDIGDEQSMDQSLSTFSAHMKNVSEIIRRAGDKSLIILDELGSGTDPQEGCAIAMAVLDDLLEKKAFVFVTTHHGALKNYGYSKESCVNASVEFNQNTLSPTYRILMGVPGESHAVDIAKRNGLPEHIIEKAHTYLGNNRADVSDLIKGLIQKHEDLNEFELQKKEEELKLKEDRRRSDLKELQLKQKELELKKDGIKRLDLFFEEKRKFLENLVRELREGELSREKTLSVKKWIDDFEKDLDKEHEALKLEQTKIDERLHSSKEKNKAPQNPELREGTRVIIKSLNRNGELIREEKKGKWLVAVDNLKLTIAEDDIEVCENQEKLKLSKPIVSIISDTSAPSSRPSFELRLLGMRAEEAQKALQDQMDLALVHGITEFAIIHGKGHGILQELSHDFLKRSPYVKAFRFAKPEEGGSGKTIVSLG, translated from the coding sequence ATGACTGAACATACGCTGGAAGTTTTGCAGTTTTCGAGGATAAGAGAAATTATTGCCTCTTATTGTGTAACTGATGAAGGAAAAGAATTTTGTTTAAAAAAGAATCCGGATACGGATATTAAAAAAATAGAAGAAGAAAAAAAATTAGGGATTGATTTTTTAAGTCTTTTAAGGGCATATAAGGCTCCTCCAATAAAGTACAGGCCTCCCGTTCTTCCCTTTCTTGAAGGCATAGAAGTTGAAGGAGCTGCCCTTGATATTGAAGGCGTTTATTCGGTCGGACTTTTAGCCTTATCCGTTTTTTCTTTGCATGAATGGCTGAGTCCTTTTTTAGAAAATGAAGACCTAAATGAAAACTCGATTGTTTCCTTTGTAAAAAAAATACCCGATATGCTCCATCTAAAAAATCTTGTATTTTCTTTTATAGATGAAAACGGAGAATTGCAAGACCTTCCTTCTTTGAGGGCAATAAAAAATAAAATACGCTCTATCGAGGACGACATAGATAAAACTATGCGGAATTATTTTACAAATGATGCAACCCGTCAAATGCTTCAATCCAATCTTCCTACGGTCAAAGACGGAAGGCAGGTTATAGCCGTAAGATCAAATTTTAAAGGAAGGATTCCGGGTATCATTCATGAGTATTCTCAATCGGGGCAAACCTTTTATCTTGAACCGGAAGAAATAGTTTTAAAGAATAATGACCTTATCGCCGCTCATGCCGAATATGAGCGTGAACTCTTAAGGCTATTGCAGGACTTGACTTCCCAAATTGCAGAGCATACCGAAAACATAAAAGAGGCCTGTGAAGCAATCACAAAATTGGATTGTGTTGCCGCCGCTTCCCGATGGGCTCATTCCAATAATTGTGTCTTTGCAGGCAGTATAGATTTAGGCTTAAGCCATTCAATAGACAAGGACGGCAGCCATGATTCAAAAGGAACCCCTCTTGCTTTTTATCTTCATCAAGCCCGGCATCCCCTGCTTGGAAAATCGGCGGTTCCTATAGACCTAAAATTATCTAAAGATGATAGGGTGCTTATTATAACGGGCCCGAATACCGGAGGAAAAACCGTAAGCTTAAAAACGGCAGCTCTCTTTGCTCTGATAAACCAAACAGGCTGGCCGGTTCCTGCAGGCCCTTTGACCCGTCTTCCTTATTTTGATTTTATAGCCTGCGACATAGGCGATGAGCAGTCTATGGATCAATCCCTTTCTACCTTTTCGGCTCACATGAAAAATGTTTCCGAAATTATAAGGAGGGCAGGGGATAAAAGTCTTATAATTCTTGATGAGCTTGGAAGTGGCACGGATCCTCAAGAAGGTTGTGCAATAGCTATGGCAGTTCTCGATGATCTTTTAGAAAAAAAAGCCTTTGTCTTTGTTACAACCCATCATGGTGCCTTAAAAAATTACGGCTATAGTAAGGAGTCCTGTGTAAATGCCTCGGTCGAATTTAATCAAAACACATTGAGCCCTACCTATCGGATACTGATGGGAGTTCCCGGAGAAAGCCATGCCGTTGACATAGCCAAGCGGAACGGTCTTCCGGAACATATAATCGAAAAAGCTCACACCTATTTGGGAAATAACAGGGCCGATGTTTCCGATCTTATAAAGGGCCTTATTCAAAAGCATGAAGACCTAAACGAATTTGAACTTCAAAAAAAAGAAGAAGAATTAAAACTTAAAGAGGATAGGCGGCGTTCCGATTTAAAAGAACTTCAATTAAAACAAAAGGAATTGGAGCTGAAAAAAGACGGAATAAAAAGGCTCGACCTCTTTTTTGAAGAAAAAAGAAAATTCCTTGAAAACCTTGTGCGGGAGCTGAGAGAGGGAGAGCTAAGCCGAGAAAAAACTTTAAGCGTCAAAAAATGGATTGACGATTTTGAAAAAGACTTGGACAAAGAACATGAGGCCCTTAAACTTGAACAAACAAAGATAGATGAAAGACTTCATTCTTCAAAAGAAAAAAATAAGGCTCCTCAAAATCCTGAGCTCCGCGAAGGCACAAGGGTTATAATAAAAAGCCTCAACCGTAACGGAGAGCTTATCCGTGAAGAAAAAAAAGGAAAGTGGCTTGTTGCCGTCGATAACTTAAAACTTACTATTGCCGAGGACGATATTGAGGTTTGCGAAAATCAGGAAAAACTTAAACTTTCCAAACCCATTGTCAGCATTATAAGCGACACAAGTGCTCCTTCTTCCCGTCCTTCTTTTGAGCTCCGTCTTTTAGGAATGAGGGCTGAGGAAGCTCAAAAGGCCTTGCAGGATCAGATGGATCTTGCCTTGGTGCACGGTATCACCGAATTTGCCATTATTCACGGAAAGGGTCATGGAATTCTTCAAGAACTTTCTCACGACTTTTTAAAACGAAGTCCCTATGTAAAGGCTTTCCGTTTTGCAAAGCCGGAAGAAGGCGGATCGGGGAAGACGATAGTAAGCCTCGGTTAG
- a CDS encoding melibiose:sodium transporter MelB, whose translation MKQNRWTFGLGTIGRDMVYSLISMYLIFYMTDVIYVPTNVLWSITVIVLAARIFDACNDPIMGLIVDNTKTKYGKFKPWIAFGALTSGIFTILLFTDFGIKGGAYAAFFGIIYLLWGIAFTTNDISYWSMLPSLSVDQKEREKIGSIARICANVGLFFVVAGIVPITTAWGNKMGSLAKGYFFFAIMVTLIMWLGQIITLIGVKEPKITKPQKHTSLKELLSVIVKNDQLLLTAIAMTLFMIGYMTTTGFGLYFFKYAYGDEGMYSVFAIILGLSQISALIIFPILSKFFVRQKIYTASIIMVLAGYILFFFAPTNTMFFIGISGVLLFVGQAFIQLMMLMFLADCVDYGHWKLGKRNDSISFSIQPFINKLSGAIGNGIVSAVVIISGIKEASSAAEVTKEGLLMMKTAMLVFPLFCIVGSYILYRLRYKIDEKTYANILTELEERGELVKKE comes from the coding sequence ATGAAACAAAACAGATGGACTTTCGGCCTTGGAACTATAGGCCGAGATATGGTGTACTCTTTGATAAGCATGTACCTTATTTTTTACATGACCGATGTAATTTATGTTCCTACAAATGTATTGTGGAGTATTACTGTTATTGTTCTTGCAGCCCGCATCTTTGATGCCTGTAACGATCCGATTATGGGTTTGATTGTAGATAATACCAAAACCAAGTACGGAAAATTTAAGCCTTGGATAGCCTTCGGAGCCTTGACCTCAGGGATTTTTACAATCCTTCTTTTTACGGATTTTGGGATTAAGGGAGGAGCCTATGCAGCCTTCTTCGGCATTATCTATCTTTTATGGGGTATTGCTTTTACCACAAACGATATAAGCTATTGGTCAATGCTTCCTTCATTAAGTGTGGATCAAAAAGAAAGAGAAAAAATAGGATCTATTGCCCGTATTTGCGCAAATGTGGGACTTTTCTTTGTTGTTGCAGGCATAGTTCCCATTACAACCGCATGGGGTAATAAGATGGGAAGCCTTGCAAAGGGATATTTTTTCTTTGCAATTATGGTTACCCTAATTATGTGGCTCGGTCAAATTATAACCTTAATAGGAGTAAAAGAACCTAAAATAACAAAGCCTCAAAAACATACATCCCTTAAAGAGCTCTTGAGCGTTATAGTAAAAAATGACCAGCTCCTTTTAACTGCTATAGCCATGACTCTCTTTATGATAGGCTACATGACCACAACCGGTTTCGGACTTTACTTTTTTAAGTATGCCTACGGCGATGAAGGTATGTATTCCGTCTTTGCAATTATCCTAGGCCTTTCCCAAATTTCGGCCCTGATTATTTTTCCGATTTTAAGTAAATTTTTTGTAAGGCAAAAAATTTATACGGCTTCGATAATAATGGTTTTGGCAGGTTACATCCTCTTCTTTTTTGCTCCTACAAATACCATGTTTTTTATCGGTATTTCGGGAGTTCTTCTCTTTGTGGGTCAGGCCTTTATTCAGCTTATGATGCTCATGTTCCTCGCAGATTGTGTTGACTACGGCCATTGGAAATTGGGCAAACGGAATGACAGCATTTCGTTTTCGATTCAGCCCTTTATCAATAAACTTTCAGGAGCTATCGGAAACGGCATCGTAAGCGCAGTCGTCATCATTTCAGGAATCAAAGAAGCCTCATCCGCTGCCGAGGTTACAAAGGAAGGCCTTTTAATGATGAAGACAGCCATGCTCGTCTTTCCTCTTTTTTGTATAGTCGGCAGCTACATCCTATACCGCCTCCGCTATAAAATCGACGAAAAAACCTATGCTAACATTTTAACTGAACTTGAAGAGCGGGGCGAGCTGGTTAAAAAGGAGTAA
- a CDS encoding alpha-galactosidase: MIQFEDDVFYLETENSSYWFRISPYGHLETVHYGKKMERGDIQGLLVKRTAQTGSSVCYDEKAPLYVLDNIPLQWSGNGRGDYRYSPCEIRMPDSSFTHDFVYQSHKIEKGLKPMQTLPYAIDGNEDAETLIINLKDINDVSLALYYTVFPSFNLITRRAVLTNNNEKALEIRRLMSMMIDLPDRGFDMFTLDGSWIKEAHLHKKEISYGMWVNESTTGASSNRHNPGFLVAAHGAEEDRGEVYGFNLIYSGNHLGFVQKSHLDLIRIGIGISPHCFSWDLKKGESFETPEALLSFSDRGFNGLRSNMHGFINKCIVRGEWKEKERPVLINNWEADFFKFNRRSLLRSARQAKKLGLELFVLDDGWFGDRNNDSAGLGDYRVNTKKLPGGIKKLADRVRKIGLDFGLWFEPEMVNEDSDLFRSHPEWALKEPFREPVRGRHQLVLDLCLKEVRNYIVENVSRILDEADVSYVKWDMNRHISAAFSPSLKNQGEFYHRYILGLYEVLRRIFSPRPHILLESCSSGGNRFDLGMLCFSPQIWTSDNTDPVERQEIQSSLSLLYPLSTMGAHVSASPHQQTLRQTSLSTRFNTACFGVLGYELDLKFLTHAEKKEIKEQISFYKKYRKIFQFGSFSVIGTHKDNQRHWQCSDGRTAVSGLFQMKARTADGHSILKVKGMKENALYEVETKPQSLYIKRFGGLIKHVLPISLNPEGLVLRTVNKYYALLDCVEKYRASGKLLDYGILLNNQFMGTYYNDKTHLWGDFGSCLFVTKEVI; encoded by the coding sequence ATGATTCAATTTGAAGATGATGTTTTTTATCTGGAAACCGAGAACTCAAGCTATTGGTTCCGTATAAGTCCTTACGGCCACTTGGAAACCGTGCATTACGGTAAAAAGATGGAAAGAGGCGATATACAGGGTCTCCTTGTAAAAAGAACGGCACAGACAGGTTCTTCCGTTTGCTATGATGAAAAAGCCCCCCTATATGTGCTTGATAATATCCCCTTGCAATGGTCGGGAAATGGCAGGGGGGATTACCGTTATTCTCCTTGCGAAATAAGAATGCCCGATTCTTCTTTTACGCACGATTTTGTTTATCAATCCCATAAGATAGAAAAGGGCTTGAAACCTATGCAGACTCTTCCTTACGCCATTGACGGAAATGAAGACGCCGAAACCCTTATCATAAATTTAAAAGATATAAACGATGTTAGTCTTGCACTCTACTATACGGTATTTCCGTCCTTTAATCTTATAACAAGGCGTGCTGTCTTGACAAATAATAATGAAAAAGCCTTGGAAATACGCCGCCTTATGAGTATGATGATAGATCTTCCGGACAGGGGCTTCGATATGTTCACCCTTGACGGAAGCTGGATTAAAGAAGCTCATCTCCACAAAAAAGAAATTTCCTATGGGATGTGGGTAAACGAGTCTACAACCGGAGCAAGCTCTAACCGTCACAATCCGGGTTTTCTTGTTGCAGCTCACGGAGCAGAGGAGGATAGGGGAGAGGTCTACGGGTTCAACCTTATCTACAGCGGCAATCATTTAGGATTTGTTCAAAAAAGTCATTTGGACTTAATCCGCATCGGTATCGGGATAAGTCCTCATTGTTTTTCTTGGGATTTAAAAAAAGGTGAAAGCTTTGAAACGCCTGAGGCTCTTCTTTCTTTTTCCGATAGGGGATTTAACGGGCTTCGTTCAAATATGCACGGCTTTATAAATAAGTGTATTGTAAGGGGTGAATGGAAAGAAAAAGAAAGGCCTGTTTTAATAAACAATTGGGAAGCCGATTTTTTTAAGTTTAACCGCCGAAGCCTTTTACGCTCTGCCCGTCAGGCAAAAAAACTAGGGCTTGAGCTTTTTGTGCTTGATGACGGCTGGTTCGGAGACCGGAATAACGATAGTGCAGGCCTCGGCGACTATCGGGTAAATACAAAAAAGCTCCCCGGCGGAATTAAAAAACTTGCCGACAGGGTGCGTAAAATAGGGCTTGACTTCGGGCTTTGGTTTGAGCCTGAAATGGTAAACGAGGACAGCGATCTATTCCGTTCTCATCCCGAGTGGGCCTTAAAAGAGCCCTTCAGGGAGCCGGTCAGAGGAAGGCATCAGCTCGTCCTTGACCTTTGTCTTAAAGAAGTGAGGAATTATATAGTTGAAAATGTTTCACGGATTTTAGATGAGGCGGATGTCTCTTATGTAAAATGGGATATGAACCGTCACATATCGGCAGCTTTTTCTCCTTCTTTAAAAAATCAAGGAGAGTTTTATCACCGATATATTTTAGGCCTTTATGAAGTCTTAAGGAGGATTTTTTCTCCTCGGCCTCATATCCTGCTTGAAAGTTGTTCTTCAGGAGGAAACCGTTTTGATCTTGGAATGCTTTGCTTTTCTCCCCAGATATGGACTTCGGATAATACCGACCCTGTGGAAAGGCAGGAAATACAAAGCTCTTTAAGTCTCCTATATCCGCTTTCTACTATGGGTGCCCATGTTTCGGCCTCGCCTCATCAGCAGACCCTAAGGCAAACATCCTTGAGTACCCGCTTTAATACCGCCTGTTTCGGGGTCTTAGGTTATGAATTGGATCTAAAATTTTTAACCCATGCCGAAAAAAAAGAAATAAAAGAACAAATTTCTTTTTATAAAAAATACAGAAAAATTTTTCAGTTCGGTTCTTTTTCGGTTATAGGTACTCATAAAGATAATCAGAGGCATTGGCAATGTTCTGACGGCAGGACTGCCGTATCAGGCCTTTTTCAGATGAAGGCACGGACTGCCGACGGGCACAGTATTTTAAAAGTTAAAGGAATGAAGGAAAATGCCTTATACGAGGTTGAAACAAAACCTCAAAGCCTCTATATAAAGCGTTTCGGAGGTTTGATTAAACATGTGCTTCCCATTTCTTTAAATCCTGAGGGACTTGTTTTAAGAACGGTAAACAAGTATTATGCTCTTTTAGATTGTGTAGAAAAATATCGAGCTTCAGGAAAGCTGTTGGACTACGGTATTCTTTTAAATAATCAGTTTATGGGCACTTATTATAATGATAAGACTCATCTTTGGGGAGACTTCGGTTCCTGTTTATTTGTAACGAAGGAGGTCATTTAA
- the murI gene encoding glutamate racemase — translation MTLKQNVQYVFIDSGIGGLPYLRHLKELEPQSSCAYVADTKHFPYGEKTLEDVIEYTEDLVKKIIEKLKPSVIIIACNTMTVSALSHLRKKFEIPFVGTVPAIKPAALTSKNKKIAVLATERTVNDIYVQNLIEEFGADCKFFMRADSVLVSKIENTLLSGSEEDKKAGIRPAVEFFKSAGTDTAVLGCTHFLHLRDEFKSECEPDIKIVDSLDGVVNQALKISPPQKSKTDEKLKNIQKDIFYITSEKTEESTKKYSAYAELFNMTLGYF, via the coding sequence TTGACTTTAAAACAAAACGTTCAATATGTTTTTATAGACTCAGGCATAGGGGGCCTGCCTTATTTAAGGCATTTAAAAGAATTGGAACCTCAAAGTTCTTGTGCTTATGTCGCAGACACAAAACATTTTCCCTATGGAGAAAAAACACTGGAAGATGTAATAGAATATACCGAAGACCTGGTAAAGAAAATAATCGAAAAACTTAAACCCTCCGTTATAATAATAGCCTGTAATACGATGACGGTTTCGGCTCTTTCACATTTGCGTAAAAAATTTGAGATACCCTTTGTGGGCACTGTTCCTGCTATAAAGCCTGCGGCCTTAACAAGTAAAAATAAAAAAATTGCCGTCCTTGCAACCGAAAGAACGGTAAACGATATCTATGTGCAAAATCTCATTGAGGAATTCGGAGCCGATTGTAAATTTTTTATGCGTGCAGATTCCGTTTTGGTCTCTAAAATAGAGAATACCTTATTGTCAGGTTCTGAGGAAGATAAAAAGGCCGGAATCCGTCCTGCGGTTGAGTTTTTTAAATCGGCGGGAACGGATACTGCTGTATTAGGCTGTACACATTTTCTCCACCTAAGAGATGAGTTTAAATCCGAGTGTGAACCGGATATAAAGATTGTGGACTCTTTGGATGGGGTTGTAAATCAAGCCTTAAAAATATCTCCTCCACAAAAATCAAAGACGGATGAGAAATTAAAAAATATTCAAAAAGATATTTTTTATATCACCTCGGAAAAAACTGAAGAGAGTACAAAAAAATATTCCGCTTATGCGGAGCTCTTTAATATGACTTTAGGTTACTTCTAA
- the miaA gene encoding tRNA (adenosine(37)-N6)-dimethylallyltransferase MiaA: MNLDFLSLSDKHNSVVVLGATATGKTSYAVGLAKELGGEIISADSRQVYKGLDLGTGKDLKEYGDVPHHLIDICTLEREYNVFDFQNDAYKAFEDIKRRKKLPIFAGGTGLYLDSLIREYELIPVPKNEELRASLAGKDLTELQKFFFEYNVPMHNKTDLENMDRLMRAIEIAEYKKTHPDAAEILNANRPDIRPLIIGLKYPREILRERIRLRLLERIKDGMIEETESLHKEGFSWERLESLGLEYKFTAQYLQGKIKSREEYVDSLYRAICQFAKRQETWFRRMEKNGVKINWVLK; the protein is encoded by the coding sequence ATGAATCTCGATTTTTTGTCTTTATCGGATAAACATAATTCGGTTGTTGTGCTGGGCGCTACGGCTACGGGAAAAACTTCCTATGCCGTAGGCCTTGCAAAAGAGCTTGGCGGAGAAATCATTTCTGCGGATTCAAGGCAGGTTTATAAGGGCCTTGACCTAGGTACCGGAAAAGACTTAAAAGAATACGGCGATGTGCCCCATCACCTAATCGATATTTGCACCTTGGAAAGGGAATACAATGTTTTTGATTTTCAAAATGATGCTTACAAGGCCTTTGAAGATATAAAGAGGAGAAAAAAGCTGCCCATTTTTGCAGGAGGAACGGGGCTGTATCTTGATTCTCTTATAAGGGAATACGAACTTATTCCTGTTCCAAAAAATGAAGAACTGAGGGCTTCTTTGGCCGGTAAGGATTTGACGGAACTGCAAAAGTTTTTTTTTGAATACAATGTTCCGATGCATAATAAGACCGACCTTGAAAATATGGATCGGCTTATGCGGGCTATTGAAATTGCGGAATATAAAAAGACCCATCCCGATGCAGCCGAAATCTTAAACGCCAACCGTCCCGACATCCGCCCCCTTATAATAGGCCTTAAATACCCGCGGGAGATTTTAAGGGAAAGAATAAGGCTTAGACTCCTAGAGCGTATAAAAGACGGAATGATAGAAGAAACCGAGAGCCTTCACAAGGAGGGCTTTTCTTGGGAAAGGCTTGAAAGTTTAGGGCTTGAATATAAATTTACCGCTCAATATCTTCAAGGCAAAATAAAATCTAGGGAAGAGTACGTTGATTCTCTTTACCGTGCCATTTGTCAGTTTGCGAAACGGCAGGAAACTTGGTTTCGTCGTATGGAAAAAAACGGGGTAAAAATAAACTGGGTATTGAAGTGA